From a single Brassica oleracea var. oleracea cultivar TO1000 chromosome C5, BOL, whole genome shotgun sequence genomic region:
- the LOC106295407 gene encoding uncharacterized protein LOC106295407, with translation MAKGWFFLEKARRCLRTVFFLVAMLASLLASSLPLLVAICDVLVPSFLLSSFTCVTCYGAKEHLSRYGFKRSLTDIPLVSVVRSFLVICIYSLSDVPALSHGPYLGTVSLCCVVSVLLLSVKACLFTVTSQLNTEAASFSPSRHHRLHLKKSWGMPVLFLSSVVFALGHTVVAYVTSCRARRKILYHRVDPEAVLSCKSIFSVHQKVPRSPIPLVGKAASKFDGEARRKPMSYDGGELPVSLLADTDSLFIKLRGLTVHYKLCAPGSPKQSISPNVLPETVAGRLKFDRKVLSMAEKSQRHHHHHYHRSYSSVFNNSSLHDPLLDSSATSPPLLFKEREEEDMNVFSFEDEEKGVDESGKFGVVLVHGFGGGVFSWRHVMSPLANDLGCVVTAFDRPGWGLTARPHKIDLEERRLLNPYTLENQVEMLLAFCHEMGFSSVAFVGHDDGGLLALKAAQRLMATNDPIKVVVRGVVLLNVSLSREVVPAFARILLHTSLRKKHLVRPLLRTEIAQVVNRRAWYDPAKMTTDVLRLYKAPLYVEGWDEALHEIGRLSSETVLAPQIAALLLKAVENLPVLVIAGAEDALVPLKSSQAMASKLLNSRLVAVSGCGHLPHEECPKALLAAMSPFITRLVLRPDLQSQ, from the exons ATGGCAAAAGGTTGGTTCTTTCTGGAGAAAGCGAGAAGATGCTTGCGGACAGTGTTCTTCTTAGTTGCTATGTTGGCTTCGCTGCTAGCTTCGTCGTTGCCTTTGCTTGTAGCTATATGCGATGTGCTAGTGCCGAGCTTCTTGTTGTCGAGCTTCACTTGCGTGACGTGCTACGGAGCTAAGGAGCATCTGAGTCGATACGGTTTCAAGAGATCCTTGACTGATATTCCTCTCGTCTCTGTCGTCAGATCTTTCCTTGTCATCT GTATCTATTCACTCTCGGACGTTCCTGCTCTCTCGCACGGTCCTTACCTCGGAACTGTCTCTCTGTGCTGTGTGGTTTCAGTTCTACTTCTCTCAGTTAAAGCTTGTCTTTTCACTGTAACTTCTCAACTCAACACCGAAGCAGCCTCCTTCTCTCCATCTAGGCACCACCGGCTTCACCTGAAGAAGTCCTGGGGGATGCCAGTTTTGTTCCTCTCGTCCGTGGTGTTTGCACTTGGTCACACGGTTGTAGCTTACGTCACAAGTTGTAGAGCCAGGAGGAAGATTCTGTATCACAGAGTTGACCCTGAAGCT GTTCTTTCATGCAAGAGCATCTTCTCCGTCCACCAGAAAGTCCCACGGTCCCCCATTCCTTTGGTTGGAAAGGCGGCCTCCAAGTTTGATGGAGAAGCAAGGCGAAAGCCTATGTCTTACGATGGAGGAGAGCTTCCAGTGAGTTTGCTTGCTGACACTGACAGTTTATTCATTAAACTTCGAGGGCTCACTGTGCATTACAAGCTTTGTGCGCCTGGTTCACCAAAGCAGTCTATCTCCCCAAATGTTCTCCCGGAGACAGTGGCTGGAAGGTTGAAGTTTGACAGGAAAGTGTTGAGCATGGCCGAGAAAAGCCAGCGTCATCATCATCATCATTACCACAGGAGCTACAGCAGCGTGTTCAACAATTCCTCCTTGCACGACCCTCTTCTTGACAGTTCTGCTACTTCTCCTCCTCTTCTTTTCAAAGAAAGAGAGGAAGAAGACATGAATGTGTTCAGTTTTGAGGATGAGGAGAAAGGCGTGGACGAAAGCGGTAAGTTTGGTGTGGTTTTGGTTCATGGATTTGGGGGAGGAGTGTTTTCATGGAGGCATGTGATGTCTCCACTGGCTAATGACCTTGGCTGCGTTGTCACTGCCTTTGATAGGCCTGGTTGGGGATTAACAGCCAGGCCACATAAAATTGATTTGGAAGAAAGACGGCTTCTCAATCCTTACACACTTGAGAATCAGGTGGAGATGCTTCTTGCTTTCTGCCATGAGATGGGATTCTCTTCGGTAGCATTCGTTGGTCATGATGATGGAGGCCTGCTTGCTCTGAAGGCTGCTCAAAGATTGATGGCAACAAACGATCCCATCAAA GTCGTGGTCAGAGGAGTGGTTTTGCTTAATGTGAGCTTGTCAAGGGAAGTCGTTCCAGCTTTTGCAAGAATACTTCTCCACACATCACTACGGAAGAAGCACCTCGTTCGACCTCTTTTACGCACTGAGATAGCTCAAGTGGTGAATCGTCGCGCTTGGTATGATCCTGCAAAGATGACAACAGACGTCCTCAGACTATACAAG GCCCCGCTATATGTAGAAGGCTGGGACGAGGCACTTCATGAGATAGGCAGACTCTCATCTGAAACGGTGCTTGCACCTCAAATCGCAGCTTTGCTTCTCAAGGCTGTGGAAAACCTGCCAGTATTAGTCATTGCTGGAGCCGAAGACGCTCTTGTCCCATTGAAGTCATCCCAAGCAATGGCGTCTAAACTCCTAAACTCT AGACTAGTAGCAGTCTCAGGATGTGGGCATTTACCACACGAGGAGTGTCCCAAGGCGCTTCTTGCAGCCATGTCCCCGTTCATCACTAGACTTGTACTCAGGCCAGATCTCCAGAGTCAATAG
- the LOC106344394 gene encoding E3 ubiquitin-protein ligase MBR2-like: protein MNQPPRYTLVLTNKKKSTCTSPKRTLTMKIKRPNTQQTTIRISIALRTSSNGHLDDGTVNDMEYMLQYHDLDFDSVTKIIDETTDYVAGVIPALNDVTCTDLDVIVKITDFNPHAWNRIDLDGYTIDLRNSRRESIPSEENDICAICHSKLGASGDLNTLVCNHSYHHVCILDWIKMNLSCLVCRTTLA from the coding sequence ATGAATCAACCACCACGGTATACCTTGGTTCTAACCAACAAGAAGAAATCAACTTGCACATCTCCCAAACGAACTCTCACCATGAAGATCAAAAGGCCCAACACCCAGCAAACAACAATCAGAATATCAATAGCACTGAGGACATCAAGCAACGGCCACCTCGACGACGGTACAGTCAACGATATGGAGTACATGCTTCAGTATCATGATCTCGACTTTGACTCGGTAACAAAAATTATAGATGAGACTACTGACTATGTCGCGGGAGTTATTCCAGCACTCAACGATGTCACATGTACAGATCTAGATGTGATAGTTAAGATTACTGACTTCAACCCACATGCTTGGAATAGGATCGACCTTGACGGCTATACAATCGACCTGCGAAACAGCAGAAGAGAGTCCATTCCAAGCGAAGAGAATGACATTTGCGCAATTTGCCACAGTAAGCTTGGTGCAAGTGGAGATTTGAACACTTTGGTTTGCAACCATTCGTATCATCACGTGTGCATCCTAGACTGGATCAAGATGAACTTAAGCTGCCTAGTATGCAGAACAACGCTTGCTTAG